The Actinomadura graeca nucleotide sequence TGATCCGCGGGACCCGCGCCGCGGTCGGCGACCGCGTCCGCGGCGTCGGCGTCACCGGGCGGCTGGACCGTGCGGAGGCCGCCGTCCTCGCGGCGCGCGGCGAGCACGACGCGGCGGTGGCGCTCCTGCGGCAGGCGGCGATGCTGTTCGGACGGCTCGGCCAGCCCCTCGAGGTCGGGCACTGCCTCCTCGAACAGGCCCGGATCGAGCGGCGGCGCCGGCGCGGCGGGCCCGCCCGGAAGGCGGCGGCGGAGGCCCTGGAGATCTTCCTGCGCTGCGGCGCCCGCCCTTGGGTCGAGCACGCGCGGCACCGGCTCGCACGCCTGGACATGGGCCTGCAGGACGGTCCCGCGCCGCTCGGCGCCGCCGCCCACGCGACGCTGACGGAGGGCGAGCAGCGGATCGCCGTCCTCGTCGGGCAGGGCGCCACGAACCAGCAGGTGGCGAACCGGTTGTTCCTCAGCGTGAAGACCGTCGAGGCGTCCCTCACCCGCATCTACCGCAAGCTGGGCATCCGCTCTCGCGTGCAGCTCGGCTCGCTGCTGCACGGCGGCCTGGACGGACCGGGGGCCTCCCTGCCCTCCTGACCGCCGCGACCACGCCCGGCCGCTGTGCCGCAAGGGCCGGAAGGACCGCTCCCGCCGGTGTCCCAGAGTCGCTCCCGCCGGACATCCGCGCCCGGGGTCCCGATCACCCTGGGGCACCCTCGTCCACCCCTATGCGGTGTAGGGATTCCCCTTGCGGCGGAACCGGTGTCCCTACGGATGCGTCCGGCCGCGGGCCAACCGGTGACATGCGTGCGAACCACGTGCGATCGTTTCTCAGTCAACGACCCCTCCGACACTCCAGAGTTCCGGGGCGCCACCGCGCCGTTGGAGCGCTCCCCATCGGCCGTCCCCCCGAGGCGGCCGTCAGACAAGGAGTCCGCGTGAGATCCACCACCCCCGGACGCGTCAACCGGCGCGTCACCATGAGCACCGCGCTGGTCGCCGTCGCCGCCATGGCGGCGATCGGCATGCAGGCGGCACCGTCCTCCGCCGCCCCCGCCCAGGCGCCCAAGGGGAATCCCGGGCAGCTGCCCGCGCAGCTGAGCGCCAAGGAGTACAAGGCGCTCGTCGGCCAGGCCAAGGCGCAGGAGGACAAGACCGCTTCCGAGCTGCGACTCGGAGACAAGGTCGAGCTGAAGGTCAAGAGCGTCGTCAAGGACAGGGACGGGACCACCCACACCCGCTACCTGCAGTCCTATGACGGGCTGCCCGTCGTCGGCGGCGACATCATCGTCCACCGCGCCAAGTCCGGCGAGCTCCAGCGGGTGTCCCGGGCGGAGGTCCGCCCGCTCACGGTCGACACCGCGCCGAAGACGCTGGCGTCCACCAAGCCCGCGACGCCGAAGGGCGAGGGCAGCGTGGCCCCCCGCAAGATCGTCTGGATGGGACGCGACGGCTCGTCGGTCCTGGCCTGGGAGACGGTCGTCGGCGGGATGCAGAAGGACGGCACGCCGAACCGGCTGCACGTCGTCACCGACGCCGTCACCGGCAAGAAGATCACCCAGTGGCAGGGTGTCCACACCGGCACGGGCAAGAGCATGTACTCCGGCACCGTCCAGCTGGGCACCACCAACTCCGGCGGCAGCTACTCCCTTCGCGACGCCGGGCGCGGCGGCCACGACACCACGAACCTGAACCGCGCCCAGTCGGGCCGGGGCACCCTGTTCACCGACGCCGACGACACCTGGGGCGACGGCACGGCGAGCAACACCCAGACCGCCGGCGTCGACGCCGCCTACGGCGCCGCCGAGACCTGGGACTACTACAAGACCGTCCACGGCCGCTCGGGCATCCGCGGCGACGGTGTCGGTGCCTACTCGCGCGTCCACTACGGCAACAGCTACGTGAACGCGTTCTGGGAAGACAGCTGCTTCTGCATGACCTACGGCGACGGCTCCGGCAACAGCAAGCCGCTGACCGAGCTGGACGTGGCCGGTCACGAGATGACCCACGGCGTCACGTCCAACACGGCGGGCCTGATCTACGAGGGCGAGTCCGGCGGCCTGAACGAGGCCACCTCCGACATCTTCGGCACCGCGATGGAGTTCTGGTCCAACAACCCCTCCGACGTGGGCGACTACTTCATCGGCGAGAAGATCGACATCTTCGGCAACGGCCAGCCGCTGCGGTACATGGACAAGCCCAGCAAGGACGGCAACTCGCTGGACAACTGGTCGCCGAACGCCGGCGGCGTGGACGTCCACTACTCCTCGGGCATCGCCAACCACTTCTTCTACCTGCTGTCCGAGGGCAGCGGCTCGAAGGTCATCAACGGCACCACCTACAACTCGCCGACGGCCGACGGCAAGGCGGTCACGGGCATCGGCCGGGACAAGGCCGCGGCCATCTGGTACAAGGCCCTCACCTCCGAGTTCAGGGCGAACACCGACTACAAGGGCGCCAGGGACGGCACCTTGAAGGCCGCCGCCGCCCTCTACGGCCAGACCAGCCCCGAGTACACCGCGGTGGCGAACGCCTGGGCGGGCGTCAAGGTCGGCAGCCGCGCCCAGGACCCGGGCGACCCCGGCCCCGGTGACCCCGGTCCCGGCGACCCGGGCAACACCTCCTGGGCCGAGGGCAAGTCCTACAACATCGGTGACACCGTGGTCTACGACGGCGTGACCTACCGCTGCCTCCAGCCCCACACGTCCCAGCCGGGCTGGACGCCGCCGAACGTCCCGGCCCTCTGGGAAGCCGCCTGATCCACCGCCCGGCGCCGCGGCACCCCCACCGGGCCCCGCGGCCCTGAGACGCCTCGTCCACCGCCGCCCAAAGCCTGCCGCCTCCTCGGGGAGGCGGCCAGGATCGGGGTGGGCGGCGGTGGACGAGCGCGACGCCGAACCGGCGCGTCCCGTCCGGAGCTCCGAGGCTCTCCCCGGCCCTGCCGAGGACGGGACCGCCACCTTCCCCGCCCCACGCCACCGTGCCGGGAACCGGTCCCGCCAGGAGGCGCCGGGCGGGTCGAGCCCGAGGAGCCTCGCGAGGACGGCGACCTGCCCGGCGAAATCCTCAACCGGCGGTCGAGCCGCTCGCGGCGACACGACGCCCGTCGATGCCGTGACCGCGCAGGTAGCGGCCGGTCCCCGCGTCCAGGGGCCGGATCAGGTCGGGCAGGAACAGGTGCCGGGGCAGTATCCCCAGCACCTGCTCCCAGCCGTCCGGCAGCAGCCCTTCCTGCAGGAGGGGCACCGCCCATCCGGGTGTTCGCGCACTCACTTGCCCCGCGGCCCGCCCCCGGGCGGAGTGTCCTTGTCGGGATTCGGAGGCGGCGGCGGTTTTGGGTTCTCCGATGGCGGTTTGCTGTGCTTCCCCAAGAGGATCACCCTCCCTGGACGTCCGCAGACCCTCTGCGAACGGTCGTCTCTCAGAGTAGTCGGGTGGTGACGGCGGCTTCCCCGGAACGCGGACGTGTGGACAAGTACGCACGCCTGTCAGCAGGCGCACTCCAGGGCCGTCTCGACGAACCAGGCGATCCAGGGCGACCGGGTCCCCGTCGGCCAAAGTGCCATGGTCCGGTACGGCTCGGCGTCGTGCACCGGGCGGTAGGTCACGTCGGGACGGACGTTCCTCGTGGCCAGTGAAGCGGGTATCAGCGCGACCGCCTGGCCCAGGGCGACCACTTCCAGCAACTGCGCGGTGTCCCGCACGACCGGCCCGTCGGACGGACGATCCGGGTGGCCCAGCCAGTAGCCGCGGTCGACGGTGGTGTCGTCCCATCGGGGTGCCGGTTCGGTCTTCAGGTCGGCGGCGCCGAGGACGTCGCGCGCGGCCAGCTCGTGTCCGGAGGCGAGCGCCGCGACGCGCGGTTCGGTCGCCAGCAGCCGGGTGTCGAGGCCGTGGCCGTGGAAGCACGCCGCGATCGCCACGTCCGCGCGGCCGTCGCGCACCATGTCGGCCTGCTCGCCGAATCCGCTCACCACGACCCGCAGGTCCGGTGCGTCCGGCTCGGCGCGGGCCCGTTCGCGGACCCGGCTCAGCAACTCCGTGGCCACCCCCGGTTTCGCGGTGACCACGATGCCGCGTCCGGGCAGGCCCGCGCGCCGCGTCCGGCGGACGGCGGCGTCCACGGCCTTCAGGACGACGGCCGCCTCACCGGCCAGGGTCTCGCCCGCCGGGGTCAGCGCCAGCCGTTTCCCGGAGCGGTCGAACAGGGCGACGCCCAGTCTGCGTTCCAGCTGGCGCATGGCCCGGGAAAGCGGGGGCTGGGCGATGCCGAGCCGCTCGGCCGCGCGGGTGATGTTCAGTTCCTCGGCGACGGCGCGAAAATAGCGCAGCTCGCGGATTTCCGGCTCCGGCATACCGCCAGGGTATGGGGAGGAACCCTTTCGGTCTTTCCCTCCCGGAGCCGCGGCTGCTGGGATCAAAGGCATGAACGCGAATGAGACGGCCCTGGTCACCGGCGGCAACAAGGGCATCGGCCGGGCGATCGTCCACGCCCTCGCCCGGCGGGGCCTCGTCGTCTATCTCGGCGCGCGGAGTCCCGAGCGCGGCCGTTCGGCCGTCGAAGAACTGAGGAGGGAACCGGGCCTGGACGTTCGGTTCGCGCACCTCGATGTGACCGATCCGAGAACCGTCGAAACGGCCGTTAAGGCGATCGAGGCCGACACGGGACGGCTGGACGTCCTCGTCAACAACGCGGGGATCGCGGCCGGGTGGGACGTCGGGGCGGCCGACGTCACGGCCGCGCATCTCCGCGAGGTGTACGAGGTCAACGTCTTCGGCGTCGTCACGGTGACATCGGCCTGTGTGCCGCTGCTCCGGCGGTCGGGCAATCCGCGGATCGTCAACGTGTCCGGCGGGCCCGGGTCGCTCACCTTCCTGAGCGACCCGGACCACCCTCTTACGGCACGCGCGTCGCTCGCGTACAGCTCGTCCAAGGCCGCGCTCAACGCCCTGACGCTGATCTACGCCGATGCCCTCCGCGCCGACGGGATCAAGGTCAACGCCGCGGGCCCGGGCCTCGTGCCGACCGACCAGAACGCCGCCGCGCCCTTCCCGCGCGGTGACCGCACCGCGGCCGACGGCGCCGTCGTCCCGTCCCTGCTCGCGACGATCCCCGCCGACGGCCCCACCGGCGTGTTCCGCGGCCCGGACTCGCTGGACGACGTCGTCCCCTGGTGAGCGGGCGCCGACGCCCCGCAGGTCAGCGCCCGGTCGCGCCGTCGATGAGTTCCCGCAGGATGTCGGCGTGTCCGGCGTGGCGTGCGGTCTCCTCGATCAGGTGGGTCAGCGTCCAGCGCCGGGACGGCACCGGCCTGCCGGGCTTGGCCGGGGCGGGACCGGTCTCGGTGAGATCGTCCCAGGTGGCGATCCGCGCGTTCGCCTCGGCGCTGGTGGCCCGGTAGGCGGCGAGGATCGTCTCGGCCGTCTCGTCCTGCGTGAGGTGGAACGTGGCCTGCCAGTCCGTGACGGTGTGGCCGAGCAGCCATTGCCGCTCCACATAGGTAAGGTGTTTGACCAGTCCGAGCAGGTTCGTCCCGGACGGCACACCCTGGGCGCGGGCTTGGACTTCGGGGAGGCCCTCGGCTTTGGCGGCGACGGCGTCGCGCAGGTAGTCGAGGAAGCCGGTGAGGACGTCCTTCTCGGCGGTTCCGGTCCGCGGCGGTCCTGTGTCGCGCTTGCGGTTCGCGCTCGTCATCGTCTCTCCCCATGCTCGTCCCAGAAACGGGCGGTTGGTTCGGTCGGACACCACCCTTGCGCGCGCCGCCGCGGAACGCATGGCCATTTTGCCGATATCGCAAGCTCAGGAAGTGTGGCGGACGCCCTGGCTCGCCGACGAGGGCGGATTCGAGCGGCCGGTGGCGGTGTTCAGCCAGAAGGCGCCGCGAAGGCCATGGAAGGCGGCCATGACATAGGCGCCGATGGCGATGGAGACGGCGGCGGCCCAGGGAGCGCTGGACATATCGGCCCAGAAGGCGAGAAGGCCGGTCAACACGACTCCGGTAACGCCGGCGAGCGCGTTGCGCAGCGGTGAGTTCCCTAAGACCGTGGGGAACTCCTCGCCGGCCATGCCCTTGAGCAGGTGTGGCAGCGCGTTGGTCCCCATCAGGCCCGCCAGAAAGGAGAGCGCGATCGTCTGGAACATGGTTCCCCATCTCAGTCTACGGGTGTTGACTGAAATCTAGCCCCGCCCCGACCCTCAGTCAACGGATGTAGACTCAACACGTGGGTCCTGTGTCCCGGGCTGAGCAGCGTCGCCGCACCGAAGAGCGGATCCTGGTGGCGGCGCGGACGCTGTTCGCCGAGCACGGCTATGACCGGACGACGATCCGCGCGATCGCCGCGGAGGCGGACACCGATCCCGGCTTGGTCATGAGGTACTTCGGGTCCAAGGAGAGGCTCTTCGCCAGGGTCGCCGTGGTGGACCGGCCCGAACCCCTCGGCGGAAGCCCCGAGCAGGTCGCCGAGACGCTGCTCGCGGCGCTGGACGCGAAGCTCGCGGCGGAGCCGGTCGGCGCGCTGGCGGCCCTCCGCTCAATGTTCACCCACCCTGAGGCCGCCAGAGAGGTGCGCGAGGCGATGCTCGCCGAGCAGCGCCAAGCCGAAGCGGCGACCCCAGGAGAAGACGCGGCCCTGCGTACGGCGTTGATCGGCGCGCTCACGCTGGGCACCGTCATCGGGCGCTACATGCTGGACCTCGACGGCCTGCGCGACGCATCACCGGAGCAGATCACCGCGCTCCTGCGCCAGCCGTTCCACGCGATCGTCCACGGCCCCCCAAACCCCGATCCCCACGGTGCTCAGGGTGAGACCGATGCTCGTCCGACGCCGGAACGGGGATGACGGTCAGTCCCAGCGGCGGGAGCGGGAGCGTTTGACGTCGGAGCGGCGCTTCTTGTTCTCCAGGCGGCGCTCGTTGATGCCGCGTGGGATCTTCTTCGGGACGCGCTTCTTCGGGGGAGGGGCGATGGCTTCGGCGAGAAGCGCTGCCAAGCGCGCGCGGGCGGCGTCCCTGTTGCGGAGTTGGGAGCGGAACTCTTCTGCGCGGATGGTGAGGACGCCGCGGACGAGGCGTCCGGCCAGGCGGTCCAGGGCGCGTGTCTTGTAGGGCTCCGGGAGGGACGACGCGGCGACGTCGAAGGAGAGTTCGGCGGCGGTCGCGCTGGTGTTGACGTGCTGCCCGCCCGGACCCGAGGAGCGCGAGAAACGCCAGCTCAGCTCGGACTCCGGGATGGAGACCGAGCCGCGGATCGGGAGCTGGTCGGACATGTCAGTGATTATCTCCGGTCGGCCGGAGACGTGTCGCCTGGATTATCGCGCGTGGCGGGACGTGGAGCGGCCGCGTGGCCCCCGCGGGGTCACGCGGCCGCTCGCGGGGCCTTCCCCGGCCCGGGAAGGCCCCTCGGACCGGGGCGCCGTCCGCCCGCCCGCTCCCCCCAGAGCCCGGGCGGACGGCGCCACGGTCAGGTCTGGGCCCCGGCGATGATCTGGTCGGCGACCTTCTTGGCGCTGTTGACCGGGATCGCGAAGCCGACGCCGATGTTGCCCGAGCCGCCGCCGGAGGTGGCGATGGCGGTGTTCACGCCGATCACCTGGCCGGCGGCGTTGACCAGCGCCCCGCCGGAGTTGCCGGGGTTGATGGCGGCGTCGGTCTGGATCGCGTTCTCGATCACCGTCTGCTGCTGCTGGGAGAGCTGCCCGCGCAGGCCGGGCGGGAGGTTCTCCTCGCCGCCGCCGGAGTCGCCCTCCTTGATCTGCCGGCCGAGCGCGCTGACGATGCCCGAGGTCACCGAGCCGTCCAGCCCGAGGGGGCTGCCGACGGCGAGGACCTGGTCCCCGACGGCGAGGGCGGAGCTGTTGCCGAGCGTCGCGGCCCGGAGGCCGGAAACGCCCTCGGCCTTGATCACGGCGATGTCGTCGCGGGTGTCGGCGCCGAGCACGCGGGCGGGTGCGGTCTTGCCGTCGCTGAACTTCACCGTCACCTGCTGGGAGCCGGAGACGACGTGCGCGTTCGTCATGATCACACCGTCCGGGCGCAGGACGACGCCGGAGCCGCCGGAGGTGCCCTGCCGGGTCTGCGCCTGGATCGACACGACGCTCGGCTGGACGGCCGCCGCGACCTGCGCGACCGTGCCCGCCTTGGCGGAGGCGCCGGAGACGGCGGTGGGGCCGGAGTAGACGGTGCGGTCGCCCGCGAGGGCCACCGCGACGGCCGCGCCCGTGCTTCCGGCGCCCACCGCGAGTGCCAGGGCGGCTCCCGCGGCGGCGAGCTTGCGGCGCGTCGTCCACAGCGGCCCGCGCGGGCCGGCGGGAGCGGCGAACGGGGCCGCGGGTGGTCCGGGCGGTGCGGGCGGAGCGGGCCAGGTGTGCCCGTGCGGCGCGAAGTCCGGACGGTGTGGCTCCCACGGTTGCTGGGCGGTCATGTCCTACCCCCTTGTGATGTCACCCATGAGCCTGCGTCCCGGGGCTGGACCCCGCCTGGAGCGAACCTGAAAGTGTGCTGAACGCCGTGCCGGCAAGAGAAAAGCCGTGGTCGAGGGGGCGTGCGGCGTCGCGCCCCCTCGGCCACGGCGGCCGCGGAAGTTGGCCAGGGCGCGTATCCCCGGCCCCCGTCGGGGCCGGGCCGCGCCCTGTGCGTCCACCCAAGCGCACTTTCCTGAACGGAGCCTGAATGATCGCTCTGGGGTCCCGGTCAGTCGGGGTCGAGGGGCAGGACGACGCGGAAGGCGGCGCCGCCGCCCGGCGCGGAGCCGGCCTCCACGAGGCCGCTGTGGGCCGCGACCAGCGCGGCGACGATGGCGAGGCCGAGGCCGGTGCCGCCGTCCTCGCGGGAGCGGGACGGGTCGGCGCGGTAGAACCGCTCGAAGACGCGCTCGGCCTGCTCCGGGGAGAGGCCGGGTCCCTCGTCCGCGACCTCGACGACCGCCGCGGGGCTGCCGTGGAGGGTGCCCGGGGACAGTGTGACCTGCACCGGTGTGCCCTCCGGGGTGTGCGCCCTGGCATTGGACAGCAGGTTGCCGAGCACCTGCCGCAGGCGCGGCTCGTCCCCACGCACCTGGTAGGCCGTGCCGCCCTCGACAGTCAGGTCGATCGCTCGCTCAGGTGAGAGGACTCTGGCCTCCTGGACGGAGTCGGCGGCGACCGCGAGCAGGTCCACCGGGCGCCGCTCGATGGGGCGCTCGCGGTCGAGCCGGGCGAGCAGCAGGAGGTCCTCGACGAGCAGGCCCATCCGGGCGGCGGTCTCCTCGATCCGGCCGATGAGCCGCGCGATCTCGGCCGGGTCGCGGGCGGCGCCCTGGCGGTACAGCTCGGCGAACCCGCGGATCGCGGTGAGCGGCGTGCGCAGCTCGTGGCCCGCGTCCGCGACGAACCGGCGCATGCGCTCCTCGGAGCGGCGCGCGGTCTCCTCCGAGCGGCGCGCCGCCGCCTCGGACTGGGCGCGGGCGCCGAACGCCGCCTCGATCTGGGCGAGCATCGCGTTCAGCGAGCGGCCGAGCCGTCCCATCTCCGTCGACGGATCCGCCTCCGGCACGCGTCTGGCCAGGTCACCGGCGGCGATGGCGCCGGCGGTCTCCTCGACGGCGGCGAGCGGGCGCAGCGAGGCCCGCACCACCCAGACCCCGAGGACGGCCAGGACGGCGAGCACCAGCAGACCCACGATCACGTCGATCGCGACGAGCCGCCCGACGGTGCGTTCGATCTCGTCCATGCTGAGCCCGAGGATCAGCACGCCGCCGCCCGGTATCGGCTGGGCGAGGACGCGCCACGGCGAGCCCGCCCCGCTGCCCGTCACGGTGAACGGCTTGTACAGGTGGTCCTTCAGATTCCCGGGGAGCTTCGGGTAGCCCTCCTCGCCCCACGGCGAGTCCTGGTCGACGGGGCGCCCGGCGGCGTCGCGGATCTGCACGTTCATCTCGCTCGGGATGCGCACGTCGATCTGCGGCTGCCCGGTCTGGAGCTGCGGCACGACCTGCGTCACCGCGCGCTTGACCCAGCCCTCCAGCTGCGTGTCCGCCCGGTCCACCAGGTAGTCGCGCAGGACGGAGGTGCTCGCGGCGCTCATCACCGTCAGCCCGAGCATGACCAGGACGAGCATCCCGGCGATCAGCTTCACGCGCAGCGGCGTCCGGCCCCAGAACGATCCGAGGCGCCACGCCGGCGCGGAGGGCGCCGGGGACGGCGAGGCCATCAGCCCGGGGCGGGGGGCTCGCGCAGCACGTATCCCACGCCCCGCAGGGTGTGGATGAGCCGCGGCTCGACGTTGTCGACCTTGCGGCGCAGCGCGGACACGTACGACTCGACGATCCCCGCGTCGCCCCGGAAGTCGTAGTTCCACACGTGGTCGAGGATCTGGGCCTTCGACAGGACGCGTCCCGCGTTGGCCATGAAGTAGCGCAGCAGCTTGAACTCGGTGGGAGACAGCTGGACGGCCTTACCGTGCCGCCACACCTCGTGGCTGTCCTCGTCCAGCTCGATGTCGGCGAACACCATCCGCGCCGGAGGCTCGGCGGCGCCGCCGCGGAACCGGCGCAGGACGGCGCGGATGCGGGCGATGACCTCCTCCAGGCTGAACGGCTTGGTGACGTAGTCGTCGCCGCCGATCGTCAGGCCCTTGATCCGGTCCTGCACGGAGTCGCGGGCGGTGAGGAACAGCACGGGCGTGTGGTCGCCGCCCGAGCGCAGCCGCCGCGCGACGTCGAACCCGTCGATGTCGGGCAGCATCACGTCCAGGACGATCAGGTCCGGCCGGTGCCGCCGCGCGGCCTGGACGGCGTCGGCGCCGTTCGTCGCGGTGACCACCTCGAAGCCGGTGAAGCGCAGGCTGCCGGAGAGCAGCTCCAGGATGTTCGGCTCGTCCTCGACCACGAGCAGCATCGCCTCGGCGGCCCGCCCGCCGCCCGCCGTCCGTTCACCCAATGACACGTGGTCCCCCTCCACAATCATCGCCGAGCGTCTCACCCGAACCTGAACGTCCCCTGAACGCCCGCCGATGGTCCCCCGGAAAACGGTCAGCGGCCGAGGGCCCGGATGGCGCGCATGGCCTCGCGGCGCGTGTCGCCGGACAGGGTGTCGATGTAGACCCCGCCGTCCAGGTGGCCGCACTCGTGCTGGAGGCAGCGGGCGAGGTACCCGGTGCCCTCCACGCGGACGGGCGCGCCCCCGGCGTCCACGCCCTCGACGACCGCGCGGGGGAAACGGGGGGTGGCGAAGCGCAGGCCCGGCAGGGACAGGCAGCCCTCCGGCTCCACGAGCGGCTCGCCGTCGGCGGCCACCAGCACGGGGTTGACCACATGGCCGACGTGCCGGCGGCCGCGCGCGTCGTCGCAGTCGTAGACGAACGCGCGCAGCGGGACGCCGACCTGGTTGGCGGCCACGCCGGCGCCGTCCTCGTCGTACATCGTGATGAACATGTCGTCGATCAGGCGTTCCAGCGACGTGCCGAACGTCCGGACGGGATCGCACGGGGTGCGCAGGACGGGGTCGCCGAGGAGCCTGATCGGCCGGGCGGTGCCGCGGCGCCGTCCTCTGCGGCCGGGGCGCGCGGTGGTCTTCTTGCTCACTCCAAGATCGTAGTAAACGACGGCGGCGCGTCCCGGCGGGAAGGCCGGGACGCGCCGCCGCGCGCGGTCGGTCAGCCGGCGTCCGCCGGGCCGCGGGGCGGCTGCGGCGGGACGGGGCCGTCGGTGTCCTCCAGCGGGCGCGGCACCCGGGCCTGCTGCGGGACGTGCGTGGACGGGGACTCGGCCGCGGCCGGCTCCGGCTCGGGCTTCTTGATGGACGGGGTGCTGCCCGCCGGCAGCGGGGTCGCCGTGGACGGCTTGACCGCCGGGGCGGGCTTGGCCGGGGTGGCGCCGCCCACCGCGGTGGCCGGGGCGGGCTTGGCCGGGGCGGGCTTGGCCTGGGTGGCGGTGGCCGGGGCGGGCTGCGCGGGCGGCGCCTGCTTGCGCGGCGCGGTCGACCGGACGGCGTCCTCGACCATCTTCTCCAGCGGGCCCGCCTCGTTCTCGGCGGTCAGCAGGCGGTGCAGGGTCTCGCTGATCTCGGTGAGGCGCTGCAGGGCCTGCGTGTGGTTCTTGGTGAGCGAGGTCAGCCGCTGCGTCGCGCCCTCGTTGATCACGCTCGCGCGGCGCTCGGACGCGGTGAGGGTGCGCTCGGCCTCCAGCCGCGCGCTGGTCACCGTCTGCTCGGCCTCCTGCTTGGCGGCCGACAGGACGCTCTCGGACTCCTTCTTCGCGGACGCGAGCACGTGCTCGGCCTTGTCCTGCGCCTGCGCCAGGTTCTTCTCGGCGTGCGCGCGGGCGTCGTCGATGATGCGCTTGGACTCCTGCTCGGCGTCGGCGCGGATCTCGGCGCCCTTGGACTCGGCCTCGGCGACCTTGTCGCTGGCCTCGTCCTCGGCGAGGTTGATGATCTGACGGAGCCGGTCGCTCAGGTCGTCCCCGGTCGGCTTGCGGGCCTCCCGGAGCTCGGCCATCTCGCGGCGGATGCGCTCGGCGTCGTCCTGGGCGCGGGCGAGCCGCGACTCGAGCTCGCGGTGCTTCTGCTGGGCGCGCGCGATGAAATCGTCGACCTGGCGGCGGTTGTAGCCGCGCATGACGATCTCGAAGGACTCTTCTTGGAGGAGGTTCGGCAGGATTTCGGCTTCGTTGCTCATGGTGCCTTGGGGGGTCGTTGGCGGGGGTCATCACCCCGTCAGGGTCGGCTGCGACTCTCACCCGCCTGTGAGCGGGCCCACATTAGAAACGTCAGGATCGACTCTTGTCCGGTCCACCCCTTTCGCGCAACCGGAACACTCTTCTCGCTGCCGTTTCTTCATCTGGGGAGGGCTGACAAACTATCTAATTTCAGGAGAATTCGCGCTAACTCGGACCCGTGTCGCGGAGACCGGATGCGGCCCGGAGCCGGACCGGTCACGCCCGCGGCCCCGCGGCCCCGGCGTCCTCCGGCGCAGCCTCCCGCGCCCCGGTCACGCCCCGGTCACGCCCCGGCCGCGACCTGGGTGTCGCGCGCGCCTAGCATCGGGCCCATGAACTACGTGGGTTCGCTGGGTGAGGATCGACCGACAATCCATCCGGACGCGTGGGTCGCGCCCGGCGCCGTCGTCGTCGGACGGGTGACGCTGGGCCGCGGATCGAGCGTCTGGTACGGCTCGGTGCTGCGCGGCGAGGACGAGGACGTCGTCGTCGGCGACGAGTGCAACATCCAGGACCTGTGCTGCCTGCACTGCGACCCGGGCCTGCCCGCCGTCCTGGAGGACCGCGTCAGCCTCGGCCACAAGGCGATGGTGCACGGCGCCCACGTGGAGACGGGCTCGCTCATCGGGATCGGCGCGATCGTGCTGAACGGCGCCCGCATCGGCGCCGGGACCCTGATCGCGGCCGGTGCGCTGGTGCCGCCGGGGAAGAAGATCCCGTCCGGGGTGCTGGTCGCCGGGACACCGGGGAAGATCGTCCGGGAGCTGACCGACGACGACCGTCTCGTCCTGGACAACACCCCGCCCATCTACGCGGAGAAGGCCCGGCGGCACCGCGAGGCGTCCTGGGAGCGTCCGGGGGACAGCGAATGATGGCCCTCTGACCAGCGGAGACGGGTCTTCGGTGGTGCCGGGGGGAGCCCGGGGGCCGCTCGGCTGACTACCATGACCTGCGTGGTGTGGGGACCGGGCTATGGCAGTGCTCAGCCGCCCAGCCCCCGGATGGGCCAGGATCCGTTCGCGGAGGCGGAGCGGGACACGAGGGCGATGGTGGCCGCCGCGTGGTGGCCGTCGGCGCCTCCGCAGCAGCGCCAGCACGCCATCGGGGGACGGATGCTCGTCCTTCCCGACGGCACGTGGTGGCTGTTCGGAGCGTGGGCGCGCTGGTACCGGCTGCATCCGTCCGACGGCCAGTGGTACCTCTG carries:
- a CDS encoding TetR/AcrR family transcriptional regulator, whose amino-acid sequence is MGPVSRAEQRRRTEERILVAARTLFAEHGYDRTTIRAIAAEADTDPGLVMRYFGSKERLFARVAVVDRPEPLGGSPEQVAETLLAALDAKLAAEPVGALAALRSMFTHPEAAREVREAMLAEQRQAEAATPGEDAALRTALIGALTLGTVIGRYMLDLDGLRDASPEQITALLRQPFHAIVHGPPNPDPHGAQGETDARPTPERG
- a CDS encoding M4 family metallopeptidase, translated to MRSTTPGRVNRRVTMSTALVAVAAMAAIGMQAAPSSAAPAQAPKGNPGQLPAQLSAKEYKALVGQAKAQEDKTASELRLGDKVELKVKSVVKDRDGTTHTRYLQSYDGLPVVGGDIIVHRAKSGELQRVSRAEVRPLTVDTAPKTLASTKPATPKGEGSVAPRKIVWMGRDGSSVLAWETVVGGMQKDGTPNRLHVVTDAVTGKKITQWQGVHTGTGKSMYSGTVQLGTTNSGGSYSLRDAGRGGHDTTNLNRAQSGRGTLFTDADDTWGDGTASNTQTAGVDAAYGAAETWDYYKTVHGRSGIRGDGVGAYSRVHYGNSYVNAFWEDSCFCMTYGDGSGNSKPLTELDVAGHEMTHGVTSNTAGLIYEGESGGLNEATSDIFGTAMEFWSNNPSDVGDYFIGEKIDIFGNGQPLRYMDKPSKDGNSLDNWSPNAGGVDVHYSSGIANHFFYLLSEGSGSKVINGTTYNSPTADGKAVTGIGRDKAAAIWYKALTSEFRANTDYKGARDGTLKAAAALYGQTSPEYTAVANAWAGVKVGSRAQDPGDPGPGDPGPGDPGNTSWAEGKSYNIGDTVVYDGVTYRCLQPHTSQPGWTPPNVPALWEAA
- a CDS encoding SDR family NAD(P)-dependent oxidoreductase, which gives rise to MNANETALVTGGNKGIGRAIVHALARRGLVVYLGARSPERGRSAVEELRREPGLDVRFAHLDVTDPRTVETAVKAIEADTGRLDVLVNNAGIAAGWDVGAADVTAAHLREVYEVNVFGVVTVTSACVPLLRRSGNPRIVNVSGGPGSLTFLSDPDHPLTARASLAYSSSKAALNALTLIYADALRADGIKVNAAGPGLVPTDQNAAAPFPRGDRTAADGAVVPSLLATIPADGPTGVFRGPDSLDDVVPW
- a CDS encoding DinB family protein, coding for MTSANRKRDTGPPRTGTAEKDVLTGFLDYLRDAVAAKAEGLPEVQARAQGVPSGTNLLGLVKHLTYVERQWLLGHTVTDWQATFHLTQDETAETILAAYRATSAEANARIATWDDLTETGPAPAKPGRPVPSRRWTLTHLIEETARHAGHADILRELIDGATGR
- the arfB gene encoding alternative ribosome rescue aminoacyl-tRNA hydrolase ArfB, whose protein sequence is MSDQLPIRGSVSIPESELSWRFSRSSGPGGQHVNTSATAAELSFDVAASSLPEPYKTRALDRLAGRLVRGVLTIRAEEFRSQLRNRDAARARLAALLAEAIAPPPKKRVPKKIPRGINERRLENKKRRSDVKRSRSRRWD
- a CDS encoding LysR family transcriptional regulator; the protein is MPEPEIRELRYFRAVAEELNITRAAERLGIAQPPLSRAMRQLERRLGVALFDRSGKRLALTPAGETLAGEAAVVLKAVDAAVRRTRRAGLPGRGIVVTAKPGVATELLSRVRERARAEPDAPDLRVVVSGFGEQADMVRDGRADVAIAACFHGHGLDTRLLATEPRVAALASGHELAARDVLGAADLKTEPAPRWDDTTVDRGYWLGHPDRPSDGPVVRDTAQLLEVVALGQAVALIPASLATRNVRPDVTYRPVHDAEPYRTMALWPTGTRSPWIAWFVETALECAC